One part of the Solanum dulcamara chromosome 8, daSolDulc1.2, whole genome shotgun sequence genome encodes these proteins:
- the LOC129901128 gene encoding proteinase inhibitor PSI-1.2-like: MAFCKVGILSLLLLSGIILLGIEVEYGNAQKMCLQVCDDEVAYMTCPSSGDEQISPVCVNCCTAGEGCKLFRADGSLICTGTPE; this comes from the exons ATGGCCTTTTGCAAAGTTGGTATCCTTTCCCTTCTCCTACTGTCTG GTATAATTCTTCTGGGAATTGAGGTGGAATATGGAAATGCACAAAAAATGTGTCTCCAGGTTTGTGACGATGAAGTTGCTTACATGACTTGCCCCTCTTCAGGAGACGAGCAAATTAGTCCTGTTTGTGTCAACTGTTGCACAGCAGGTGAAGGCTGCAAATTATTCCGCGCTGATGGATCGTTAATTTGTACTGGAACCCCTGAATAA